A single window of Drosophila suzukii chromosome 3, CBGP_Dsuzu_IsoJpt1.0, whole genome shotgun sequence DNA harbors:
- the LOC108011836 gene encoding transmembrane protein 267, with amino-acid sequence MPHCHTMVYMRIVLTTLVTITCLLGDNFVELTQHPLLKALADNATHAAIGALTGITFATQFYERTSQLFGWILIFTCFVVSSFIDLDHFVEVRSLYLEDATNLSKRPFLHCSSIIVVLLVFYMCTACLNYFRTSLMLGSLLCAFITHHTRDAVRRGYWLCPLGHTDRMPQLAYIVTTILTPHLLGCLHNICRSATVLNFLGQYIKLSEGQYRSSSTANYRYMQV; translated from the exons ATGCCCCACTGCCACACAATGGTCTATATGCGAATTGTGCTGACAACCTTGGTGACCATTACGTGTCTGCTGGGGGACAACTTTGTGGAACTGACCCAGCATCCCCTGCTGAAGGCCCTGGCCGATAATGCCACACATGCGGCCATAGGAGCCCTCACGGGCATCACCTTTGCCACCCAGTTTTATGAGCGGACCTCGCAGCTGTTCGGCTGGATATTGATTTTCACCTGCTTCGTTGTGTCATCGTTCATTGACTTGGACCACTTTGTGGAGGTGCGTTCCCTATATCTGGAG GATGCCACCAATCTTTCGAAGCGGCCCTTCCTCCACTGCTCAAGTATTATAGTCGTGCTGCTGGTGTTCTACATGTGCACCGCCTGTTTGAACTACTTCCGGACCAGCTTGATGCTGGGCTCCCTACTCTGTGCCTTCATCACACACCATACCAGGGATGCCGTGAGGCGGGGCTACTGGCTGTGTCCGCTGGGACACACGGACAGGATGCCCCAGCTGGCCTACATAGTGACCACCATCCTGACGCCCCATCTGCTGGGCTGTCTGCACAACATTTGCCGCAGTGCCACCGTCCTCAATTTCCTGGGTCAATACATCAAGCTTAGCGAGGGCCAATATCGCAGTAGTTCCACTGCCAACTATCGCTATATGCAGGTCTAA
- the LOC108011838 gene encoding aldo-keto reductase family 1 member B1 has protein sequence MTGKTGYLKHNDGTQIQPIGLGTFASTEGDCERAVLHAIDVGYRHIDTAYFYGNEGEVGAAVRKKIAEGVIKREDIFITTKLWCHFHEPERVEHACRKTLENIGLDYVDLYLMHWPFSYKYRGDNELIPKDANGEVELVDIDYLDTWRAMEKLIDLGLTKSIGVSNFNSEQLSRLLANCKIKPIHNQIEVHPALDQTKLIALCKQNDIVVTAFCPLGRANAELRTPAFMFDGKVQTIGNKYNKSIAQVLIRYLIELGTVPLPKSSNPKRIEENFNVFDFKLDAEDHALLDSYHTGERVAHARQAIKSKYYPFNVYSACF, from the exons ATGACCGGAAAAACAGGGTACCTAAAGCACAACGACGGAACCCAGATTCAGCCAATTGGATTGGGCACCTTTGCG TCGACGGAAGGCGATTGCGAACGGGCCGTTCTCCATGCGATTGATGTGGGCTACCGGCATATAGACACCGCCTATTTCTACGGAAATGAGGGCGAAGTGGGCGCGGCGGTTCGGAAAAAGATTGCAGAAGGTGTTATCAAGCGGGAGGACATTTTCATCACCACCAAG CTCTGGTGCCACTTCCACGAACCTGAGAGGGTGGAACACGCCTGCCGTAAGACCCTGGAGAATATTGGTCTGGACTATGTGGACCTCTATCTGATGCACTGGCCCTTCTCTTATAAATATCGTGGTGATAACGAACTAATCCCCAAAGATGCCAATGGAGAGGTGGAGCTCGT TGACATCGATTACCTGGACACTTGGCGTGCCATGGAGAAGTTGATTGATCTAGGTTTGACTAAAAGCATCGGCGTTTCCAATTTCAATTCGGAACAGCTTTCCCGCCTTTTGGCCAACTGCAAGATCAAGCCAATCCACAATCAG ATCGAAGTCCACCCCGCGTTGGATCAAACGAAACTGATTGCCCTGTGCAAACAAAATGACATTGTGGTGACCGCGTTTTGCCCGCTGGGTCGAGCAAATGCCGAACTGAGGACACCCGCCTTCATGTTCGATGGCAAGGTGCAGACCATCGGAAATAAATACAACAAAAGCATTGCTCAAGTGCTGATCCGATATCTG ATTGAACTTGGAACTGTTCCCCTGCCCAAGTCATCCAATCCCAAGCGCATCGAGGAGAACTTCAATGTCTTCGATTTCAAGTTGGATGCTGAGGATCATGCTCTTTTAGACTCATATCACACTGGCGAACGTGTGGCTCATGCCCGTCAAGCTATCAAGAGCAAATATTATCCCTTTAACGTTTATAGTgcttgtttttaa
- the LOC108011813 gene encoding aldo-keto reductase family 1 member B1, producing the protein MSSKIPYVKHNNGTQIQSIGLGTYTSLGGDCERATLHAIDVGYRHIDTAYFYENENEVGAAVQKKIADGVVKREDIHITTKLWCHFHEPERVEYACRKTLKNFGLEYVDLYLMHWPYSYVYRGDNEMMPTDAKGEVELNDIDYLDTWRAMEKLVELGLTKSIGVSNFNSEQLTRLLANCKIKPIHNQIECHPALNQKKLIALCKKNDIVVTAYCPLGRPNPAEKTPNYIYDAKVQAIGDKYKKSTAQVVLRYLIEIGTIPLPKSSNPKRIEENFKIFDFKLDAEDHAVLDSYNTGERLIPMTHAIKSKNYPFSIEF; encoded by the exons ATGTCCAGTAAAATTCCATACGTGAAGCACAACAACGGCACCCAGATCCAGAGCATAGGATTGGGTACCTATACG TCTCTGGGTGGCGATTGCGAGCGGGCCACGCTCCATGCGATTGATGTGGGCTACCGGCACATAGACACCGCCTACTTCTACGAGAACGAGAACGAGGTGGGTGCGGCTGTCCAGAAGAAGATTGCCGACGGCGTCGTCAAGAGGGAGGACATCCACATCACCACCAAG CTGTGGTGCCACTTCCATGAGCCGGAGAGGGTGGAGTACGCCTGCCGTAAGACCCTGAAGAACTTTGGACTGGAGTACGTGGACCTCTACCTGATGCACTGGCCCTACTCCTATGTCTACAGAGGCGATAACGAAATGATGCCCACCGATGCAAAGGGAGAGGTGGAACTCAA CGACATTGATTACTTGGACACCTGGCGTGCCATGGAGAAGCTAGTGGAACTGGGCCTGACCAAAAGCATCGGCGTTTCCAATTTCAACTCGGAGCAGTTGACTCGCCTACTTGCCAACTGCAAAATCAAGCCAATCCACAATCAG ATCGAGTGTCATCCCGCGTTGAACCAGAAAAAACTGATTGCCCTGTGCAAAAAGAATGATATTGTGGTGACCGCCTACTGTCCTCTGGGACGACCCAATCCGGCTGAAAAGACGCCAAACTATATCTATGATGCCAAGGTGCAGGCCATTGGAGACAAGTACAAGAAGTCCACCGCCCAAGTGGTGCTCCGATATCTG ATTGAGATTGGAACCATCCCATTGCCAAAGTCCTCCAATCCCAAGCGTATCGAGGAAAACTTCAAGATCTTCGACTTCAAGCTGGATGCTGAGGATCATGCCGTTTTGGATTCGTATAACACTGGCGAACGTCTTATCCCCATGACCCATGCCATTAAGAGCAAGAACTATCCATTCAGCATCGAGTTTTAA
- the LOC108011815 gene encoding uncharacterized protein, whose amino-acid sequence MAAVVHGCSSPRQRSCNGSSSPGGHHGSTPSSAYPTMPKYSRTVSQQLYATTQQFFAGAGGMQDAGYGYGMSSSGGQRPLSASALPETAAASRNYWGHHNAFYHTGGRHYSKRKSAVELLAESKPFYIKSEAVFERLQQASYRNGGGNNGASGKRGRRPEETSSHGYHHDLEDRRYMSLNLSRQQQVQQQVQQQQQQQQQQQQYLHNHHPHPHQHHPHSRHAQGQGQGRVGGGGGVGGGGGAAVNNNLLQHKLRMLLGSESGKERNGGGGGATLRRHELNDGSAELLPTDYGEEELGGQAGALRIPPPLYMPAHGFGRDGEEPLVLTENYRPISPPAEYAAKSGQAHNDRYRYNYQRSYSHSHEVPNTGEDRSAPYPSGDFNINSHKSLPDLHTQISRHSPHSEILSCCSRGNRSIKSAGESSINRDSGGSSGHYTHRSEPCYKRERQRDAAGSGAPASGTIKNCCTLVAATRRDSGSSTQHSANSYCGYVTPAGEYSGMSGGRNTECLDCRCKQDTGMGSDYLLNFTPTPEVPEAFQDDYTPTPPSPRLKTQTPRYSSSSSQQLHTSSQGYTSINHSQSSLVQSPGSAPSVDDISPPPIQFKRQRCIRFKNRNRLPVQGEMGGPPGSGGGLAPPGSGGMGPASGVLAAYKQHRGSVDHENVFFPKGFSSEVYHSSLDMEREALNASISELEKFFDRLGLNDEAFHEIYSQPRRHHSETDDASDDSSTVFFSDVSTVDSMRLPDSTETQPQATQAYRPSEPPSIVERNARIIKWLCNCKKMQCT is encoded by the exons ATGGCCGCTGTTGTTCATGGCTGCAGCAGTCCGCGGCAGCGATCCTGCAATGGCAGCAGTTCTCCCGGTGGTCACCATGGCTCCACGCCCTCCTCCGCCTACCCCACCATGCCCAAGTACTCGAGAACGGTCAGTCAGCAGTTGTACGCCACAACTCAGCAGTTTTTCGCCGGCGCAGGAGGAATGCAGGATGCGGGCTACGGCTATGGGATGTCATCCTCCGGCGGACAGAGACCGCTCTCCGCCTCCGCGCTGCCGGAAACGGCGGCAGCCAGTCGCAACTATTGGGGTCACCACAACGCTTTCTATCACACGGGCGGCAGGCATTACAGCAAGCGCAAGTCCGCCGTGGAGCTGCTGGCGGAGTCCAAACCCTTCTACATCAAATCCGAGGCGGTTTTCGAGCGACTGCAGCAGGCGAGCTACCGCAATGGAGGGGGCAACAATGGAGCCAGCGGAAAGAGGGGACGCAGACCGGAGGAGACGTCGTCCCATGGGTATCACCATGACCTGGAGGACAGGCGGTACATGAGCTTGAATCTCAGTCGGCAGCAGCAGGTGCAACAGCAGgtgcaacaacagcagcaacagcagcagcagcaacagcagtaCCTGCACAACCACCATCCCCACCCACACCAGCACCACCCGCACTCCCGTCACGCCCAAGGCCAAGGTCAAGGTCGAGTCGGGGGAGGAGGCGGGGTAGGGGGAGGCGGAGGAGCAGCCGTGAACAACAACCTACTGCAGCACAAGCTGCGCATGCTGCTGGGATCGGAGTCGGGAAAGGAGCGCaacggaggaggaggaggtgccaCCTTGAGGCGCCACGAGTTGAACGACGGCAGTGCGGAGCTCCTGCCCACGGATTACGGCGAGGAGGAGCTGGGCGGGCAGGCGGGCGCCCTCAGGATCCCCCCGCCCCTCTACATGCCCGCCCATGGTTTCGGGCGGGACGGCGAGGAACCCCTCGTCCTCACCGAGAACTATCGACCCATCAGCCCGCCCGCCGAGTATGCGGCCAAGTCGGGTCAGGCCCACAACGATCGCTACAG ATACAACTACCAGCGATCGTACTCGCATTCGCACGAGGTTCCCAACACGGGGGAGGATCGCAGTGCCCCCTATCCCTCCGGCGACTTTAATATCAATAGCCACAAGTCGCTGCCGGATCTGCACACCCAGATCAGTCGTCACTCCCCGCACAGCGAGATCCTGAGCTGCTGCAGCCGGGGCAATCGTTCGATCAAGTCCGCCGGCGAGTCCTCGATCAACCGCGATTCCGGCGGAAGTTCCGGCCACTACACCCATCGCAGTGAGCCGTGCTATAAGAGAGAGCGCCAAAGGGATGCGGCCGGAAGTGGGGCTCCGGCGAGCGGAACAATAAAAAACTGTTGCACCCTGGTGGCGGCCACCCGCAGAGACAGTGGTTCCTCCACCCAGCACAGTGCGAATTCCTACTGTGGCTATGTCACTCCGGCTGGTGAATACTCGGGAATGAGTGGAGGTCGCAACACGGAGTGTTTGGATTGCCGTTGCAAACAGGACACCGGAATGGGTTCCGATTATCTGCTCAACTTTACGCCCACACCGGAGGTTCCGGAGGCCTTCCAGGACGACTACACCCCGACTCCCCCATCGCCCAGGCTCAAGACCCAGACGCCCCGATATTCGAGCTCCTCCAGTCAGCAGCTGCACACCAGTTCCCAGGGCTACACGAGCATCAATCACTCGCAGAGCTCCCTGGTCCAGAGCCCCGGATCGGCGCCCTCCGTGGACGACATCAGTCCACCGCCCATCCAGTTCAAAAGGCAGCGGTGCATCCGCTTCAAGAACAGGAATCGACTGCCAGTTCAAGGAG AAATGGGAGGACCACCGGGATCAGGAGGAGGCCTAGCACCCCCGGGATCTGGAGGAATGGGCCCGGCTAGCGGTGTCCTGGCTGCGTACAAGCAGCATCGAGGCAGTGTGGACCACGAGAACGTCTTCTTCCCCAAAGGTTTCTCCTCGGAGGTCTACCACAGCAGCTTGGACATGGAGAGGGAGGCCCTGAATGCCAGCATTTCGGAGCTGGAGAAGTTCTTCGATCGCCTGGGATTGAACGACGAGGCCTTCCACGAGATCTACAGTCAGCCGAGGAGACACCACTCGGAGACGGATGACGCCTCGGATGACTCCAGCACAGTTTTCTTCTCGGATGTGAGTACCGTGGACTCGATGAGATTGCCTGATAGTACGGAAACCCAGCCACAGGCCACCCAGGCATATCGACCCTCGGAACCTCCATCGATTGTGGAGCGGAATGCCAGGATCATCAAGTGGCTGTGCAACTGCAAGAAGATGCAGTGCACCTGA